DNA from Polaribacter sp. NJDZ03:
TTTGAACCTGTAAAATGGACTACTTCTGTAGAAAAGGTATCAGAAACAGAATACAATCTTATCGCAAAGGCAAGTATAGATAGAGGTTGGCATTTATATTCTCAAAATGTGCCAGAAGATGGACCAATACCTACTTCATTTACTTTTGAAGAAAATGAAGGTTATTCCTTAATAGATAATGTTGTAGAAGAAGAGGGACATACAATAGATGATCCTGTTTTTAATATGGTTATTAAGTTTTTTGAAGACAGTGCAACTTTTAAGCAAAAGGTAAAAATTACAAGCACAGAACTTACTGCAATAATAGGAGAAGTAGAGTTTATGGTTTGTGATGATAGCAAATGTCTTCCGCCTACCTATGTAGATTTAGAATTTAAGTTAAAAAATACAACGGTTACAAAAGATATCTCAGCTGCAAGTATAACATCAGAAAAAGAAAGTGTTATAAAAAGTACCACGACAAACACACCAAGTGAAGACAATAATCAAAGAGGTTTAATTTCAATCTTTTTAATTGCCTTTATATCTGGTTTTGCTGCATTGTTAACGCCTTGTGTGTTCCCGATGATACCAATGACGGTGAGCTTTTTTACAAAACAAAGTAAAACAAAGGCTGCAGGAATTAAAAATGCAATTATTTACGGACTTTCAATTATTGTAATTTATGTTTTATTAGGTGTTTTAGTCAGTCTTCTTTTCGGAGCAGATGCATTAAATGCACTTTCTACAAATGTGTGGTTTAACGTTATCTTCTTTGTTTTATTATTGGTTTTTGCAGCCTCTTTTTTAGGTGCTTTCGAAATTATGTTACCAAATTCTTGGGCAAATAAAGTAGATTCTCAAGCAGATAGAGGAGGTTTAATTGGAATCTTTTTTATGGCTTTGGCACTGGCTATTGTATCCTTTTCTTGTACAGGCCCTATTGTTGGTACTTTATTAGTAGAAGCTGCAGCCGGAGGAAGTCAAATAGGTCCAATTGTGGGCATGTTAGGTTTTTCTTTAGCAATTGCTTTACCATTTGCATTATTTGCAGCTTTTCCTGGTTGGTTAAATTCTTTGCCAAAATCTGGTGGTTGGTTAAACACTGTAAAAGTAGTTTTAGGATTCTTAGAACTTGCTTTGGCTTTCAAATTCTTATCGAATGCAGATTTAGTGCTTCAATTACATTGGTTAGAAAGAGAAGTGTTTATTGCTATTTGGATTGCCGTTTTTGGAGGGTTAACTTTATATCTTTTCGGAAAAATACAATTACCACATGATTCTCCGATAAAACATATTTCTGTTGGTAGATTAGGTTTGGGATTATTTTCATTAACTTTTACATTATATATGTTACCAGGTTTATGGGGAGCACCTTTAAATTTAATTAGCGCTTTTCCACCACCACAGCATTATAGCGAATCTCCTTACGGAGTAGGTTATATGAAACTAGGTTCTGGAGATGCTTCTCAGACAGAAATTCCTGATGGAGCACATTTAATGCCTCCACATAATATTTTATCATTTAATGACTATGATAAAGGTTTGGCGTATGCTAAAAAAGTAGGGAAGCCAGTAATGATGGACTTTACAGGACATGCTTGTGTAAATTGTAGAAAAATGGAGCAAAATGTTTGGGTGCAACCAAATATTTTAAAAATGCTTAAAAATGACGTAATTTTAATTTCGTTATATGTTGATGATAAACGAAAGTTAGCGGATGATGAAGTGGTAGAAAGTAAATTAAGACCTGGTAAAAAATTAAAGTATATTGGTCAGAAATGGAGTGAAATGCAAACCATTAAATACAAGACCAATACGCAACCTTTTTATGTTTTAATGAATCATGATGAAGAAGATTTAAATGCGCCAGTAGGATATACGCCTAATAGCGATGAATATTATAATTGGATGAAAGAAGGTATTAAAAAATTTAAATAATTTTAATTATGATTTCAGCAAATAAAAACAACATAGTAAAATCTGATTTAGAAAATTATTTTAATCAGTTTAAAAAAAATATCATTGGTATTAACCAGACTTTTCAATCTCCGTATGGGGAACAAAAATTAATCTATACAGATTGGACTGCAAGCGGAAGATTATATCGACCAATTGAAGAAAAGTTAATAAATGAATTTGGACCGTTTATAGCAAATACACATACAGAAACCTCTACTTCTGGTGCTGCTATGACTCTAGCGTACCATGAAGCTAGAAGTATTATTAAACGTCATGTGAATGCAAATGATAATGATGTTTTAATTACTTCCGGTACAGGGATGACAGGTGTTGTTAATAAATTTCAGAGGATTTTAGGTTTAAAAGTTTCAGAAAATTTAAAAGAACATACTCATATTCCAGACGAAATTAGACCTATTGTTTTTGTTTCTCATATGGAGCATCATTCTAACCATACATCTTGGATAGAAACAATTGCAGATGTTGAGGTAGTTCCTTGTGATGATGAAGGTTTGTTATGTGTAAAGAAATTTGAAGAATGTATTAAGAAATACGAGCACAGAAAAATAAAGATTGCTTCTATAACGTCCTGTTCTAATGTTACAGGAATTAAAACAGCGTATCATGAAGTTGCAAAACTAATACATAAATACAACGGACTCTGTTTTGTCGATTTTGCTTGTTGTGCTCCTTATGTAGATATAAATATGCACCCAGAAAATGAAGACGAACAGTTAGATGCCATCTTTTTTTCTCCACATAAATTTTTAGGTGGGCCAGGAACTTCTGGAGTTTTAGTTTTTAATAAAAAATTGTATAAAAACGTGGTGCCAGATAACCCAGGTGGAGGTACAGTAAGCTATACAAATCCTTGGGGACAGCATGATTATTTTGTAGATGTAGAAACAAGAGAAGATGGTGGAACACCAGGATTTATGCAGGCTATAAAAATTGCACTTTCTATTCAGTTGAAAGACAAAATGGGAGTTGTAAACATTAAGAAAAGGGAAGATGAAATAAATGCAGTAGTATTTGAAACTTTAGAAAGCCTTTCTGGAGTAAAAATATTAGCACCAAACCATAAAGACCGACTAAGTATTTTTTCTTTTTATTTTGAAAAACATCACTTTAATATGGTTGTAAAAATATTAAATGATAGATTCGGAATTCAAACTAGAGGAGGTTGTTCTTGTGCAGGAACTTACGGACATTTTTTATTGAATGTAGATCAAGCAACATCTAATAGAATAAAAGATGAAATATTGCTGGGTTGTAGTACAGACAAACCAGGTTGGATTCGTTTGTCAATTCATCCAACAATTACATCAGAAGAGTTAAACTTTATTTGTGATTCTCTAAAAGGACT
Protein-coding regions in this window:
- a CDS encoding cytochrome c biogenesis protein CcdA; the protein is MKKIILILLLTLGFASYAQVFEPVKWTTSVEKVSETEYNLIAKASIDRGWHLYSQNVPEDGPIPTSFTFEENEGYSLIDNVVEEEGHTIDDPVFNMVIKFFEDSATFKQKVKITSTELTAIIGEVEFMVCDDSKCLPPTYVDLEFKLKNTTVTKDISAASITSEKESVIKSTTTNTPSEDNNQRGLISIFLIAFISGFAALLTPCVFPMIPMTVSFFTKQSKTKAAGIKNAIIYGLSIIVIYVLLGVLVSLLFGADALNALSTNVWFNVIFFVLLLVFAASFLGAFEIMLPNSWANKVDSQADRGGLIGIFFMALALAIVSFSCTGPIVGTLLVEAAAGGSQIGPIVGMLGFSLAIALPFALFAAFPGWLNSLPKSGGWLNTVKVVLGFLELALAFKFLSNADLVLQLHWLEREVFIAIWIAVFGGLTLYLFGKIQLPHDSPIKHISVGRLGLGLFSLTFTLYMLPGLWGAPLNLISAFPPPQHYSESPYGVGYMKLGSGDASQTEIPDGAHLMPPHNILSFNDYDKGLAYAKKVGKPVMMDFTGHACVNCRKMEQNVWVQPNILKMLKNDVILISLYVDDKRKLADDEVVESKLRPGKKLKYIGQKWSEMQTIKYKTNTQPFYVLMNHDEEDLNAPVGYTPNSDEYYNWMKEGIKKFK
- a CDS encoding aminotransferase class V-fold PLP-dependent enzyme, translated to MISANKNNIVKSDLENYFNQFKKNIIGINQTFQSPYGEQKLIYTDWTASGRLYRPIEEKLINEFGPFIANTHTETSTSGAAMTLAYHEARSIIKRHVNANDNDVLITSGTGMTGVVNKFQRILGLKVSENLKEHTHIPDEIRPIVFVSHMEHHSNHTSWIETIADVEVVPCDDEGLLCVKKFEECIKKYEHRKIKIASITSCSNVTGIKTAYHEVAKLIHKYNGLCFVDFACCAPYVDINMHPENEDEQLDAIFFSPHKFLGGPGTSGVLVFNKKLYKNVVPDNPGGGTVSYTNPWGQHDYFVDVETREDGGTPGFMQAIKIALSIQLKDKMGVVNIKKREDEINAVVFETLESLSGVKILAPNHKDRLSIFSFYFEKHHFNMVVKILNDRFGIQTRGGCSCAGTYGHFLLNVDQATSNRIKDEILLGCSTDKPGWIRLSIHPTITSEELNFICDSLKGLSENIEEWSKDYKYDNLKNDFSHKTVQPIEKELVKKWFSL